Proteins from a single region of Felis catus isolate Fca126 chromosome B4, F.catus_Fca126_mat1.0, whole genome shotgun sequence:
- the GPR84 gene encoding G-protein coupled receptor 84 encodes MWNTSEANFSCYHESVLGYRYVAVSWGVVVAVTGTVGNVLTLLALAIQPKLRTRFNLLIANLTVADLLYCTLLQPFSVDTYLHLHWRTGATFCRVFGLLLFASNSVSILTLCLIALARYLLIAHPKLFPRVFSAKGMVLALVSTWVVGVASFAPLWRIYVLVPVVCTCSFDRIRGRPYTTILMGIYFVLGLSSVGIFYWLIHRQVKRAAQALDQYKQSSIHSNHVAGTDEATPGRFQELDSGRASGRPSEGISSEPVSAATTQTLEGDSSEVEDHPSREVGQQAAGKSHPEAPAKSRPTKRAQRTQDSPSEFGKVTRMCFAVFLCFALSYIPFLLLNILDARVRAPRVVHMLAANLTWLNGCINPVLYAAMNRQFRQAYGSILRRGPQSFRRLR; translated from the coding sequence ATGTGGAACACCTCCGAAGCCAACTTCTCCTGCTACCATGAGTCCGTACTGGGCTACCGTTATGTTGCAGTTAGCTGGGGGGTGGTGGTAGCTGTCACAGGCACCGTGGGCAACGTCCTCACCCTCCTGGCCTTGGCCATCCAGCCCAAGCTCCGCACCCGCTTCAACCTGCTCATCGCCAACCTCACCGTGGCCGATCTGTTGTACTGcacccttctccagcccttctctGTGGACACCTACCTCCACCTGCACTGGCGCACCGGTGCCACCTTCTGCAGGGTCTTTGGACTCCTCCTCTTTGCATCCAACTCCGTCTCCATCCTGACCCTCTGCCTTATTGCCCTGGCACGCTACCTCCTCATTGCCCACCCTAAGCTCTTTCCCCGAGTTTTCAGTGCCAAGGGGATGGTGCTGGCACTGGTGAGTACCTGGGTGGTAGGCGTGGCCAGCTTCGCCCCTCTCTGGCGCATCTACGTCTTGGTGCCTGTAGTCTGCACCTGCAGCTTTGACCGCATCCGAGGCCGGCCCTACACCACCATCCTCATGGGCATCTACTTTGTGCTGGGGCTCAGCAGCGTCGGCATCTTCTACTGGCTCATCCACCGGCAAGTGAAGCGAGCAGCACAGGCGCTGGATCAGTATAAGCAGTCAAGTATCCACTCCAACCATGTGGCTGGGACAGATGAGGCCACACCTGGTCGTTTCCAGGAGCTGGACAGCGGGCGGGCATCAGGAAGGCCCAGCGAGGGGATTTCGTCTGAGCCGGTCAGTGCTGCCACCACCCAGACCCTGGAAGGGGACTCATCAGAGGTGGAGGACCATCCCAGCAGGGAGGTAGGTCAGCAGGCGGCAGGGAAAAGCCATCCAGAAGCACCTGCCAAGAGCAGGCCGACCAAAAGAGCCCAAAGAACTCAGGACTCTCCGTCAGAGTTTGGGAAGGTGACCCGGATGTGTTTCGCTGTGTTCCTCTGCTTCGCTCTGAGCTACATCCCCTTCTTGCTGCTCAACATCCTGGATGCCAGGGTCCGCGCTCCTCGGGTTGTCCACATGCTCGCTGCCAACCTCACCTGGCTCAACGGTTGCATCAACCCTGTGCTCTATGCAGCCATGAACCGTCAGTTCCGCCAAGCCTACGGCTCCATCCTGAGACGAGGGCCCCAGAGTTTCCGCAGGCTCCGTTAG
- the ZNF385A gene encoding zinc finger protein 385A isoform X3 has translation MQPPLDLKQILPFPLEPAPTLGLFGNYNTMDPVQKAVLSHTFGGPLLKTKRPIISCNVCQIRFNSQSQAEAHYKGNRHARRVKGIEAAKTRGREPGVREPGDPAPPGSTPPNGDGVAPRPVSMENGLGPAPGSPEKQPGSPSPPSIPETGQGTTKGEGGTPAPASLPGGSKEEEEKAKRLLYCALCKVAVNSLSQLEAHNKGTKHKTILEARSGLGPIKAYPRLGPPTPGEPEAPAQDRTFHCEICNVKVNSEVQLKQHISSRRHRDGVAGKPNPLLSRHKKPRGAGELAGTLTFSKELPKSLAGGLLPSPLAVAAVMAAAAGSPLSLRPAPAAPLLQGPPITHPLLHPAPGPIRTAHGPILFSPY, from the exons ATGCAGCCCCCACTGGACCTCAAGCAGATCCTGCCCTTCCCACTGGagccagcccccaccctgggcctcTTCGGCAACTACAACACT ATGGACCCTGTGCAGAAGGCTGTGCTCTCCCACACTTTTGGGGGACCCTTGCTCAAGACCAAGCGGCCCATCATTTCCTGTAATGTCTGTCAGATCCGCTTCAATTCGCAG AGCCAGGCTGAGGCACACTACAAGGGTAATCGCCACGCCCGAAGAGTCAAAGGCATCGAGGCTGCCAAGACCCGAGGCAGGGAGCCTGGCGTCCGGGAACCTGGAGACCCAGCTCCCCCAGGCAGCACCCCCCCAAATGGGGATGGCGTAGCCCCCCGTCCAG TCTCCATGGAGAATGGACTGGGTCCAGCCCCAGGATCCCCAGAGAAACAGCCTggctccccatcccctcccagcATTCCGGAGACTGGTCAGGGTACAACCAAGGGTGAAGGGGGCACTCCAGCCCCAGCTTCCCTGCCTGGAGGCagcaaggaagaggaggaaaaggccaAGCGGCTGCTCTACTGTGCCCTGTGCAAGGTGGCAGTGAACTCCCTGTCCCAGCTTGAGGCTCATAACAAAG GTACTAAGCACAAgacaattctggaggccagaagtgggCTGGGCCCCATCAAAGCTTACCCTCGTCTGGGGCCCCCCACTCCTGGGGAACCAGAGGCCCCTGCCCAGGACCGAACCTTCCACTGTGAGATCTGCAATGTCAAGGTCAACTCGGAGGTCCAACTGAAACAG caCATTTCCAGCCGGCGGCACCGAGACGGCGTGGCCGGGAAGCCCAACCCGCTGCTGAGCCGTCACAAGAAACCTAGAGGCGCGGGGGAGCTGGCG GGCACTCTGACTTTCTCCAAGGAGCTGCCCAAGTCCCTGGCGGGAGGCCTGCTACCCAGCCCCCTAGCGGTGGCTGCGGTGATGGCAGCGgcagcaggctccccgctgtcccTGCGCCCGGCCCCAGCCGCACCTCTTCTCCAGGGACCGCCGATCACCCACCCCCTGCTCCACCCGGCACCCGGGCCCATCCGAACTGCGCACGGACCCATCCTCTTCTCCCCCTACTGA
- the ZNF385A gene encoding zinc finger protein 385A isoform X4 produces MDPVQKAVLSHTFGGPLLKTKRPIISCNVCQIRFNSQSQAEAHYKGNRHARRVKGIEAAKTRGREPGVREPGDPAPPGSTPPNGDGVAPRPVSMENGLGPAPGSPEKQPGSPSPPSIPETGQGTTKGEGGTPAPASLPGGSKEEEEKAKRLLYCALCKVAVNSLSQLEAHNKGTKHKTILEARSGLGPIKAYPRLGPPTPGEPEAPAQDRTFHCEICNVKVNSEVQLKQHISSRRHRDGVAGKPNPLLSRHKKPRGAGELAGTLTFSKELPKSLAGGLLPSPLAVAAVMAAAAGSPLSLRPAPAAPLLQGPPITHPLLHPAPGPIRTAHGPILFSPY; encoded by the exons ATGGACCCTGTGCAGAAGGCTGTGCTCTCCCACACTTTTGGGGGACCCTTGCTCAAGACCAAGCGGCCCATCATTTCCTGTAATGTCTGTCAGATCCGCTTCAATTCGCAG AGCCAGGCTGAGGCACACTACAAGGGTAATCGCCACGCCCGAAGAGTCAAAGGCATCGAGGCTGCCAAGACCCGAGGCAGGGAGCCTGGCGTCCGGGAACCTGGAGACCCAGCTCCCCCAGGCAGCACCCCCCCAAATGGGGATGGCGTAGCCCCCCGTCCAG TCTCCATGGAGAATGGACTGGGTCCAGCCCCAGGATCCCCAGAGAAACAGCCTggctccccatcccctcccagcATTCCGGAGACTGGTCAGGGTACAACCAAGGGTGAAGGGGGCACTCCAGCCCCAGCTTCCCTGCCTGGAGGCagcaaggaagaggaggaaaaggccaAGCGGCTGCTCTACTGTGCCCTGTGCAAGGTGGCAGTGAACTCCCTGTCCCAGCTTGAGGCTCATAACAAAG GTACTAAGCACAAgacaattctggaggccagaagtgggCTGGGCCCCATCAAAGCTTACCCTCGTCTGGGGCCCCCCACTCCTGGGGAACCAGAGGCCCCTGCCCAGGACCGAACCTTCCACTGTGAGATCTGCAATGTCAAGGTCAACTCGGAGGTCCAACTGAAACAG caCATTTCCAGCCGGCGGCACCGAGACGGCGTGGCCGGGAAGCCCAACCCGCTGCTGAGCCGTCACAAGAAACCTAGAGGCGCGGGGGAGCTGGCG GGCACTCTGACTTTCTCCAAGGAGCTGCCCAAGTCCCTGGCGGGAGGCCTGCTACCCAGCCCCCTAGCGGTGGCTGCGGTGATGGCAGCGgcagcaggctccccgctgtcccTGCGCCCGGCCCCAGCCGCACCTCTTCTCCAGGGACCGCCGATCACCCACCCCCTGCTCCACCCGGCACCCGGGCCCATCCGAACTGCGCACGGACCCATCCTCTTCTCCCCCTACTGA
- the ZNF385A gene encoding zinc finger protein 385A isoform X1 — protein sequence MESRPPGSRRMDPVQKAVLSHTFGGPLLKTKRPIISCNVCQIRFNSQSQAEAHYKGNRHARRVKGIEAAKTRGREPGVREPGDPAPPGSTPPNGDGVAPRPVSMENGLGPAPGSPEKQPGSPSPPSIPETGQGTTKGEGGTPAPASLPGGSKEEEEKAKRLLYCALCKVAVNSLSQLEAHNKGTKHKTILEARSGLGPIKAYPRLGPPTPGEPEAPAQDRTFHCEICNVKVNSEVQLKQHISSRRHRDGVAGKPNPLLSRHKKPRGAGELAGTLTFSKELPKSLAGGLLPSPLAVAAVMAAAAGSPLSLRPAPAAPLLQGPPITHPLLHPAPGPIRTAHGPILFSPY from the exons ATGGAGTCGCGGCCCCCGGGGTCCCGCAGG ATGGACCCTGTGCAGAAGGCTGTGCTCTCCCACACTTTTGGGGGACCCTTGCTCAAGACCAAGCGGCCCATCATTTCCTGTAATGTCTGTCAGATCCGCTTCAATTCGCAG AGCCAGGCTGAGGCACACTACAAGGGTAATCGCCACGCCCGAAGAGTCAAAGGCATCGAGGCTGCCAAGACCCGAGGCAGGGAGCCTGGCGTCCGGGAACCTGGAGACCCAGCTCCCCCAGGCAGCACCCCCCCAAATGGGGATGGCGTAGCCCCCCGTCCAG TCTCCATGGAGAATGGACTGGGTCCAGCCCCAGGATCCCCAGAGAAACAGCCTggctccccatcccctcccagcATTCCGGAGACTGGTCAGGGTACAACCAAGGGTGAAGGGGGCACTCCAGCCCCAGCTTCCCTGCCTGGAGGCagcaaggaagaggaggaaaaggccaAGCGGCTGCTCTACTGTGCCCTGTGCAAGGTGGCAGTGAACTCCCTGTCCCAGCTTGAGGCTCATAACAAAG GTACTAAGCACAAgacaattctggaggccagaagtgggCTGGGCCCCATCAAAGCTTACCCTCGTCTGGGGCCCCCCACTCCTGGGGAACCAGAGGCCCCTGCCCAGGACCGAACCTTCCACTGTGAGATCTGCAATGTCAAGGTCAACTCGGAGGTCCAACTGAAACAG caCATTTCCAGCCGGCGGCACCGAGACGGCGTGGCCGGGAAGCCCAACCCGCTGCTGAGCCGTCACAAGAAACCTAGAGGCGCGGGGGAGCTGGCG GGCACTCTGACTTTCTCCAAGGAGCTGCCCAAGTCCCTGGCGGGAGGCCTGCTACCCAGCCCCCTAGCGGTGGCTGCGGTGATGGCAGCGgcagcaggctccccgctgtcccTGCGCCCGGCCCCAGCCGCACCTCTTCTCCAGGGACCGCCGATCACCCACCCCCTGCTCCACCCGGCACCCGGGCCCATCCGAACTGCGCACGGACCCATCCTCTTCTCCCCCTACTGA
- the ZNF385A gene encoding zinc finger protein 385A isoform X2 encodes MILGSLSRAGPLPLLRQPPIMQPPLDLKQILPFPLEPAPTLGLFGNYNTMDPVQKAVLSHTFGGPLLKTKRPIISCNVCQIRFNSQSQAEAHYKGNRHARRVKGIEAAKTRGREPGVREPGDPAPPGSTPPNGDGVAPRPVSMENGLGPAPGSPEKQPGSPSPPSIPETGQGTTKGEGGTPAPASLPGGSKEEEEKAKRLLYCALCKVAVNSLSQLEAHNKGTKHKTILEARSGLGPIKAYPRLGPPTPGEPEAPAQDRTFHCEICNVKVNSEVQLKQHISSRRHRDGVAGKPNPLLSRHKKPRGAGELAGTLTFSKELPKSLAGGLLPSPLAVAAVMAAAAGSPLSLRPAPAAPLLQGPPITHPLLHPAPGPIRTAHGPILFSPY; translated from the exons GCAGCCTGAGCCGGGcagggcccctccctctgcttcggCAGCCCCCCATCATGCAGCCCCCACTGGACCTCAAGCAGATCCTGCCCTTCCCACTGGagccagcccccaccctgggcctcTTCGGCAACTACAACACT ATGGACCCTGTGCAGAAGGCTGTGCTCTCCCACACTTTTGGGGGACCCTTGCTCAAGACCAAGCGGCCCATCATTTCCTGTAATGTCTGTCAGATCCGCTTCAATTCGCAG AGCCAGGCTGAGGCACACTACAAGGGTAATCGCCACGCCCGAAGAGTCAAAGGCATCGAGGCTGCCAAGACCCGAGGCAGGGAGCCTGGCGTCCGGGAACCTGGAGACCCAGCTCCCCCAGGCAGCACCCCCCCAAATGGGGATGGCGTAGCCCCCCGTCCAG TCTCCATGGAGAATGGACTGGGTCCAGCCCCAGGATCCCCAGAGAAACAGCCTggctccccatcccctcccagcATTCCGGAGACTGGTCAGGGTACAACCAAGGGTGAAGGGGGCACTCCAGCCCCAGCTTCCCTGCCTGGAGGCagcaaggaagaggaggaaaaggccaAGCGGCTGCTCTACTGTGCCCTGTGCAAGGTGGCAGTGAACTCCCTGTCCCAGCTTGAGGCTCATAACAAAG GTACTAAGCACAAgacaattctggaggccagaagtgggCTGGGCCCCATCAAAGCTTACCCTCGTCTGGGGCCCCCCACTCCTGGGGAACCAGAGGCCCCTGCCCAGGACCGAACCTTCCACTGTGAGATCTGCAATGTCAAGGTCAACTCGGAGGTCCAACTGAAACAG caCATTTCCAGCCGGCGGCACCGAGACGGCGTGGCCGGGAAGCCCAACCCGCTGCTGAGCCGTCACAAGAAACCTAGAGGCGCGGGGGAGCTGGCG GGCACTCTGACTTTCTCCAAGGAGCTGCCCAAGTCCCTGGCGGGAGGCCTGCTACCCAGCCCCCTAGCGGTGGCTGCGGTGATGGCAGCGgcagcaggctccccgctgtcccTGCGCCCGGCCCCAGCCGCACCTCTTCTCCAGGGACCGCCGATCACCCACCCCCTGCTCCACCCGGCACCCGGGCCCATCCGAACTGCGCACGGACCCATCCTCTTCTCCCCCTACTGA